GCGCGACAGCGATACCTCGCTGCTTCGCCTCTGCATAGAGCTCCTCAGTGGCAAGTTTCTTTCGCTGCAGGTTAGCTTGTGCAAGCTGGTAAAGTATTGGATTGCCAGGGGCGCCTTTAGCAATATGCCACGCTCGACCTTGCTATTTCGTCCCATCTTTTGCGTGTTTGGCAAGCCAGACTGAACGCGTTGTGCTCTGTGTCTTCCAATTCGGCCTTTtcacagttttgacacttcggagGGACTCTCGCGAGCCAGTCAGCACACTCGGAGCGTAGGTGGGGACCACCGCAGTGGCTGCATAAGTCCGCTGCTGCAGTGCAGTATCGCTTGCCGTGGCCGAAGCCCAGGCAGCGAGTGCACTGCACCAATGGCGTCTGGTCTTCCACCCTTACGCGTTGGAGGTCCAAATGGACGGTTCCCACCCCCGTCGCCCTCTGCCATATTATGGGAGAGACACAGGCCACAACGTGACAAGTATGTGGGTTTCGGGTCCTCCTTCTGTATTTAATTTCCACCCTGTTCTCTTCATCCTCGAGGTCGCGGAAAATTCCCTTGTTCTGGTTCCTTAGAGCCCTCACTATATCCTCGTCGGAGTTTATAGTGAGGACACTCCTAAGGACCAGAAGGGGGTCCTTATTCTTCGCGTCCTCGACGACGAGATTAGTTCCCTCTTTCGCTAGCCTTTCTTTAATCTTTTCCCTTTCCTCCctagttgccaaccccattatgatTTTCCTATCTTTTGCTTTCCGTACCCTTTCCACCTTGATCCACCCGTCCTTGGCGTCCACCGCTTTCCTTATCTTGCCGAGGACCTCGTCTCCCGTTTCGGTTTCGTCCGTCGAGGTTACGACCACCGAGTGCAGAGTACCTCTCCTGGAGGTTGGTCCTGCACCCTGCGCCGTGTTTGGGGCCGCCGCCGCTACGCTTGCGTACGTCGCGGTCGTCGCCACCCTCTCTAGGGTTTCCCGCTGGGTCTCCATCGAGGCCTTCAGCTCGTCCATTTTTGCTGTGTTTTCCTCTAGCAACAAGGTATTTCGTTGTATGAGAGTTTTAATCTCTCGAGCTTCTTCTTCATTCGTCCATCTCCTTTCGTCTACCTCTCTTTCTCTCGTTGTGTTTGGAGGCCGGTTTTGCTCCTCATCCAGCGTGAAGGTTGTGTCTGAAGCAGTTGCTCCAGGCACCACCCTCCCGGAACTCTCTTTTCTATCCTGTTCTGTTTTTAAGTCCTTTGCCAATTCCTTCactatattatacatttgtTCAATTACTTCCTGGACGGTGGCTTTTATTTCCCTTTTAATATTCCCTGACAACTTCATTTGAGCCTTTGCTTTCTCAAGCAGAGCCCTGGCCTCCGCTACTCTCCGCTGCGGGCCTTTTTCCACCGAGTTTGGGATAGCTTGTCTTGTTTGGGGTGGAACTCCTGCAGGCCCAGCCTGCGATGTTGTTGGGATGACTGTGGGGATCAAAGTCTGAGTAACATCCCCGCTAGCCGCTTCCCATTTGTCAATGCTCCTTCTGACACTTTTGTTCGGGCTCTTAGCCGTGTCTTTTGACGGAGATTTGGTGGCCTTTTTGACCGGTGTTCTAAATCCTATCATTGTTGGAGGTTTTGCTGGGTCAGTCAATAAGGACCGACTTTCAGTCAGTTACCCTAttgtatatatgtttatttatcaCCCCTGTAAAGAGGGGGTGCTGTCTAAAGCGCgaagaaaatattgaaaatattagaaatattgAAAGTTGTTGTGTCTTAATGTAGAGTCGCAGCTCTACTGTCGGCTTTCTACTGCTAAATAAGGCTACTAGAGTCTCTGACTCTATATTTAGtcttaaaactacttaaaatcTAGTTTATATTTTTGAACTCTACGTAGAGCCAAAATTCCAAACCCAAAAGATAGCTCTCTCCGAGACCTTTCCAACGGTACCAAACACGACCGGACCAGTCCAACGGGTTTCCGAGCAGTGGCGGTTCAAAATTTTCGGTATCGGTCCCCAAAACCGGTATCGGATTGGGTATCTGTCCGTAACTCGGGAACCCTTCGGCCAATCCTACCGTGCTTGGGCTCGTTTTTCTCGTCTCGGTAAGCCCTATCCTTTGAGTCACCCTTCAGGACTGAAAATTTTATTGACTATGAATTCCTGAAAGTCCTGAAGGAGTCCTGAAAGGTGAGTCTCCACGTAGAGGGCCCCGCGCTGGTATGAGACTTGAAAACCGCAGCTCTCCACGACCTACCGTTAGGAAGATATGGCTGTTTAGatttttccaagatggcggcgagAACTGTCAAAGTCGAACTTTGACCGCCCGTATCTTCGCTTCCGGGGGTCGTAGAAAGCCTGGATTTTGGCTAGGGCTACTAAGCTAGACTTATTCTAGCGTCTGGGACCACTTTCAGATCTCCAAAATTTTCAGGAATTTTCAGTCCAAAATTGTCTTGAAAACTCCCGAAAACCGTTGGGGACGGTTGTTTGGCCTCGTGTGTTCTCTGCAAAGAAAACCGCGTGTCTCTAGCACCCTCGGTTGCCAAGTTATCGTTAGTTGAAAATAGGCAAGATGGCCGCcgaactgtcaatgtcaatgtttGAAGACCTATAACTTGGGAACCGTTGGTCGGAGGAGGTTCGGGTTTTCTCTCCTACTATTGGCCTTATCTCCTCTATTCTTTAAAAGTGGTCTCAgtccttaaaaataattattgagatATTCACCCAAAACCGGTAAATATCGGTTCTTGGTAAAAAAGTTATGCCTAGGGTGAAAATCCGAGATCTGTACGTCAAACGGTACCCGAGAAAAACctatttgaaatttggtatcgaaaaaataaaatggcggaaaaaCCGGTATCTGCTGAATTTACACGCTACGGGGTCCGGGTTTTCGGTTTCCCAAGGTGGTATTACTATTCTAAACCTGattttatgaagaaaaaacaatattttttattaatttggaatttaaggccaaaaatgaattaaaattCGATAACTCCGGTACcgcttgacataaaaatacacaaaaaattgcaaaattaagaTAAAATATACACCTACAATAGACAATAATAATACAGACacgtacaatacaaatattttatgcagacttaatttttctaaaaatatatttaaactaaattttttatgtgaaatattGTCCAAAAATTTTCCAAACTTTGTAGAACTCTTCTTCTTGTAAGCGCGCAACAGGATCTAATGCGAAAAGTATATCGTCTGCCTGAAGATTTTTCACTATTGCActtcaaagttttaattttgaaaagttAATGTCTTGAAAACTGACTGtccaaaaattccaaaaaaggtACCGTACGTGTCCTGGAGATGTGTTCCTTCTTGCTGCGTCGTCAGAATCAGCCGAACACCGCTGGATCTTCGACCACGCCGCCAcgtggtttttgtttttttggctTTTGTGCTCCAACGGTGTGTCGCCCGGAGGCGTGCGGGGTGTCAAATTGTGGGGCTCGTTGAGGCGCTTCCGGCGATGTATCGCAAGTAGCGATACCGATGTCCTGTGAGGCTGTAGACGGCTGTTTGAAGGTGTTTAACCTCTAAAAACGTGGTTTATTGCACTTTGCGGTTTTCACTGAGCACTGCCGTACACTCACTGTAATCCAATAGATCGGCCGCACTATTCCGCACACACTGACGTTTATTTTGTCCCGATCGGGTAAGAATTGCCACGTCCACGAATTTTTAACTGCGGAGCTCGGCGGAAAAGATGTTGCTACGACGCAGGGTGGCACGTgactggttaggttaggttaggttaggttaggttaggttaggttaggttaggttaggttaggttaggttaggttaggttaggttaggttaggttaggttaggttaggttaggttaggttaggttaggttaggttaggttaggttaggtttttttttttttttttttttttttttttttttttttttttttctctttgtatcctccaacatgatcggagcctatgttagcgtgtatctttcattccagttctcgcttttattcttctcgcactttcatgcttcatactatctttctttcattcatcgtcttgcattgctttttctgggtgggactcccagctacgtttgcctgttctatactatatatttatttcttcctttAATTGTTTTAGGGGTTGTACTTGGTGGTCTTTCCATTGGGGGTTGTAAATAATCAAGAATACAAGTTGTTGTCCATTCAAGGTGGTTCGGGTTTTACATTTCTCTCTTTGTAAGTTTTTCTGTTTACGCTATTCACatttttgtttccttattctattattttatgctTATTAACCTTATTACTATGGGTCGGGAGTAGATTTTACATAGgtggttttttgtttattgtacatattgcaTTGTCTTTTACATTAGAGCTATACTTGTTTACTCCAGATAAAcatcatgtttattattataatatacactGTTTATCCtatatctacttatttctatttattactATTCTTACAATTTTTCCACAATATTCTAAGAACGTATCTCTAATATTCTTGTTTTGCATTATTTTACTGATATTTTCTATCTCCATCCCTTCCTCAATCTTATTTTCTATATCGTGCCTTTGTGTGCTAAACTGAGGGCACTCCGCTATTAAATGCGGAATGCTCTCCGGTTTGCCGGGTTCACATATGCATGATGGGTTCTCCTTGCACTTAAATCTGTGTAAGTACTCGGAGAATCCACCATGCCCTGTCATTAGCTGTGTCATTGGATTCGTGAATTCGATTTTGCGCACCGTCCTGTACGCCGCCACCGCATCCGGGAAGAACAACTTTGTTGTTGAGGCTGTCTCGCCTGTCGTGTATCTCCGATTCCATTCGTCAAGCGTCGCCATACGAATGTTTCGCTTGACGAATGAAACCGGGCACTGGTCATAATCACGCTTACGTTTGGAGTCTGCAGCTGCTCTCTTGGCGAGTTCATCCGCCCTTTCATTACCTTCCAACCCCGCATGTGCTTTTATCCAATGCAAAGCGATAGTTTTGCCTTGGTGGGATATTGCTCTTATATTATCTCTCGCTTCGACTGCTAAGGGGTGGAGGCAACTATAGTTCTGGATGGTTTGGAGGGCTGCCATGGAGTCGCTGTAGACTCCAAACGTGTTTGCTTTGTTGTTCTTAACTTCTCTTGTGGCCACGCAAATAGCCAGAAGTTCCGCCTGGTAGACAGTGCAGAACTTAGGTAAAGTCAGTTGTCGGGCTTTTATCTCGGTTTCACCCCGCCATATAGACAGTGAGGCTCCGACTCCGCCCCCGATCTTACTACCGTCAGTGTAAATTCGCACTTCGTAATTACTGTAATTGTTAACGTCGTTTTGGTCTGTCAGGCATGTCAGTTTCAGTTCTTCGCGTTCCGCGGGATGAGGCATTTCTTCTGCTGGCGCCATCCTCTCCACCTCCCAGTCACCCAACCCTGGCTGGGGTACGCCTCTTTTGGCCTCGTATAACGAGGCCGCCTCGCGGACTCGGAGGTCAAGAGGGAGCACCCCTGCCAGGATGAGCGCAGAGTTAAGGGAGACAGTGCGGTACGCTTTGCACAGCTTTTGCGCTATCCCTCGTTGCACCGCTGCCAGCTGCTTCTGGACGCTTATTTTTGTTGCGGCCGGGGCCCATACGCTTGCGGCGTACAGGATTATTGGTTCCACAGTCGCTACGTATATGGTCCTAATAACCTCGGGGTGAAGTCCCCAGCTTGCCTTTGCCGCTCTGGAGAGCTGCTTGTGGATTCCCACTGCCTTTTTGCAGACGTTCGAGACATGTGCGTTGAAAGTGAGCTTGTCATCGATGGTAACACCTAGCATTTTTATTTCCTTGACCATCTCTATGTTTGTCCCGCCCATGCACAGGCGTGGGGTGTCGTACTTCAATTTCCGTGTAATGAGCATTGCATTGGTCTTGTGCGGCGCGAATTTCAATTTGTTTCTGACTCCCCATTCACGAGCATGTTCGAGAGCTGAGTTGGCCTTGGCCTCGATTTCCATTGCGGTGTCTCCATCGACTACAAGTGCTACATCGTCCGCGAACGCCTGGCAGTAGTCGCCCCTGCTTTGGAGGCTTTTGAGCAGTGGGTCCAGCAGCAGATTCCAGAGGATGGGTCCTGCTATCGAC
The sequence above is drawn from the Cydia strobilella chromosome 2, ilCydStro3.1, whole genome shotgun sequence genome and encodes:
- the LOC134755330 gene encoding uncharacterized protein LOC134755330: MMDSYLKDRSVTVRYAGEQHGVATSKGCVQGSIAGPILWNLLLDPLLKSLQSRGDYCQAFADDVALVVDGDTAMEIEAKANSALEHAREWGVRNKLKFAPHKTNAMLITRKLKYDTPRLCMGGTNIEMVKEIKMLGVTIDDKLTFNAHVSNVCKKAVGIHKQLSRAAKASWGLHPEVIRTIYVATVEPIILYAASVWAPAATKISVQKQLAAVQRGIAQKLCKAYRTVSLNSALILAGVLPLDLRVREAASLYEAKRGVPQPGLGDWEVERMAPAEEMPHPAEREELKLTCLTDQNDVNNYSNYEVRIYTDGSKIGGGVGASLSIWRGETEIKARQLTLPKFCTVYQAELLAICVATREVKNNKANTFGVYSDSMAALQTIQNYSCLHPLAVEARDNIRAISHQGKTIALHWIKAHAGLEGNERADELAKRAAADSKRKRDYDQCPVSFVKRNIRMATLDEWNRRYTTGETASTTKLFFPDAVAAYRTVRKIEFTNPMTQLMTGHGGFSEYLHRFKCKENPSCICEPGKPESIPHLIAECPQFSTQRHDIENKIEEGMEIENISKIMQNKNIRDTFLEYCGKIRLNTFKQPSTASQDIGIATCDTSPEAPQRAPQFDTPHASGRHTVGAQKPKKQKPRGGVVEDPAVFG